From the genome of Flavobacterium ovatum, one region includes:
- a CDS encoding ATP-binding protein, whose product MKTYPKEKDFIKSHSFFTKKEWDSTLYYTARHLAQSKNIELNTYSHFMRGTAFYQKKIFKQAQSEFLAISSHFLFASVVQYKIGTSLIQQEKYKEAIPVFLAIQKDSTNLYYPYLGKELLNNLSVCYLLLKQLDKAEGYLLKYKELVEKSKDTLKLILLYNNLGTMYYEQYKDKQAIPYFIKSYHLAQKTKDLSFKKDAALNMAVVEENRNNLSKAIAYRKEYDQWKDSVNDQNKVWAVAQLEKKFAVKQKQKEVNLLTAENNTRLAERRGLLSSMTLMLLLLAGAAYFYRQKTKQNKIISEQKAILDDLNATKDKLFSIVSHDLRSSVNALKSSNSKLQKNLSTQDYSALNNQLETNSAIANGAYNLLDNLLNWALLQTQQSFFYQESAHLLSLVNQVAYNYEPIMKNKGIVFENKVSSSLFVFVDTDSFKIILRNLVDNAIKFTPENGTVKVYSQAFTEGFVTLVIEDSGTGMPEEKRQELLRPTVLLSKKGKEEGVGTGLGMQLCKSLIERNGGEFDIESEVNKGTKMIVHFRLPVVVD is encoded by the coding sequence ATGAAAACCTATCCAAAAGAAAAAGACTTTATAAAATCCCATTCTTTTTTTACGAAAAAAGAGTGGGATTCTACTTTGTATTACACAGCCCGGCATTTGGCACAGTCTAAAAATATTGAGTTGAATACGTATTCTCATTTTATGAGAGGAACTGCTTTCTATCAAAAAAAAATTTTTAAACAAGCGCAATCAGAGTTCCTTGCGATTTCTTCTCATTTTCTTTTTGCTTCTGTTGTACAATACAAAATAGGAACCTCTTTAATTCAGCAAGAAAAATACAAAGAAGCAATCCCTGTTTTTTTAGCTATTCAAAAAGACAGTACTAATCTTTATTACCCTTATTTAGGCAAAGAATTATTGAATAATTTGAGTGTTTGTTATTTGCTTTTGAAACAATTGGATAAAGCAGAAGGTTATTTACTTAAATACAAAGAACTAGTAGAAAAAAGTAAAGATACGCTCAAATTGATTCTGTTATATAATAATTTGGGAACAATGTATTATGAACAATACAAGGATAAACAAGCCATCCCATATTTTATAAAATCCTATCATTTAGCACAAAAAACCAAAGATTTAAGTTTTAAAAAAGATGCGGCCTTGAATATGGCAGTTGTGGAAGAAAATCGCAATAATTTGTCAAAAGCTATTGCCTATAGAAAAGAATATGATCAATGGAAAGATTCCGTAAATGATCAAAATAAAGTGTGGGCGGTTGCACAACTCGAAAAGAAATTTGCTGTCAAACAAAAACAAAAAGAAGTAAACTTACTCACTGCCGAAAATAATACCCGTTTGGCAGAGCGTAGGGGTTTGCTGTCATCAATGACTTTGATGTTACTATTATTAGCAGGTGCGGCTTATTTTTACCGTCAAAAAACAAAACAAAATAAAATTATATCAGAACAAAAAGCCATTTTGGATGATTTGAATGCAACCAAAGATAAATTGTTTTCGATTGTTAGTCACGATTTGCGGTCATCGGTTAATGCTTTGAAAAGTAGTAATTCGAAACTTCAAAAAAATCTTTCTACTCAGGATTATTCGGCTTTAAATAATCAATTAGAAACCAATAGTGCTATTGCTAATGGTGCTTATAATTTATTGGATAATTTGTTAAACTGGGCACTGCTCCAAACCCAGCAGTCGTTTTTTTATCAAGAATCGGCACATTTATTATCGTTGGTGAATCAAGTAGCTTATAATTACGAGCCCATTATGAAAAATAAAGGGATTGTTTTTGAAAATAAAGTAAGTAGTTCCCTTTTTGTTTTTGTGGATACGGATTCGTTTAAAATTATTCTTCGCAATTTAGTTGATAATGCAATTAAATTTACTCCTGAAAACGGAACAGTAAAAGTATATTCACAAGCTTTTACAGAAGGTTTTGTTACGCTTGTAATTGAAGATTCTGGAACAGGAATGCCGGAAGAAAAACGCCAAGAGTTATTGAGACCTACTGTTTTACTTTCTAAAAAAGGAAAAGAAGAAGGTGTAGGAACAGGATTGGGAATGCAGTTGTGCAAAAGTTTGATCGAAAGGAATGGTGGCGAATTTGATATTGAGTCAGAGGTGAATAAGGGTACTAAAATGATTGTGCATTTTAGATTGCCTGTTGTTGTAGATTAA
- a CDS encoding response regulator transcription factor: protein MDTINVLIIEDTPAESDALVEVLMENNYAVVGVARTNAEALQLFYNNPVDIVVIDVFLNGNPDGINFAETINLVPNASKPFVFLTSSKDRQIFERAKLTQPFSFLMKPFNELEILYALEMAVEKFYGQPNVFLSEDQDTVVTSEFLFIKKNKALKKVQLTDILYVEVEDRYCNIVTEAEKFVVMMSLTKIMELLDPKIFNRTHRNFLVNVERIVEIVPQDNLILLQNNHKVLLSDKYKDFANQFRILK from the coding sequence ATGGATACTATTAATGTGTTGATTATTGAAGATACGCCTGCGGAGAGTGATGCTCTTGTAGAAGTGCTAATGGAAAATAATTATGCCGTGGTTGGTGTGGCGCGTACGAATGCCGAAGCCTTACAACTATTTTATAATAATCCTGTTGATATTGTGGTGATTGATGTTTTCTTGAACGGAAACCCCGATGGAATTAATTTTGCCGAGACTATTAATCTTGTTCCTAATGCTTCCAAACCTTTTGTTTTTTTAACTAGTTCGAAAGACAGACAGATTTTTGAAAGGGCAAAGTTAACCCAACCTTTTAGTTTTTTAATGAAGCCTTTTAATGAATTGGAAATTCTCTATGCTCTGGAAATGGCTGTAGAAAAATTTTATGGGCAGCCCAATGTTTTTTTGAGCGAAGATCAGGATACGGTGGTGACGAGCGAATTCCTTTTTATAAAAAAGAACAAAGCCTTGAAAAAAGTCCAACTCACCGATATTTTATACGTTGAGGTAGAGGATAGGTATTGTAACATTGTGACCGAGGCTGAAAAGTTTGTGGTGATGATGTCATTGACCAAAATCATGGAACTCTTAGATCCGAAGATTTTTAATCGTACGCACCGAAATTTCTTGGTGAATGTGGAAAGAATTGTTGAGATTGTACCTCAAGATAATTTGATTCTATTACAAAATAATCATAAGGTGCTGTTGAGTGATAAGTACAAAGACTTTGCAAATCAATTTCGAATTTTAAAATAA
- a CDS encoding magnesium transporter CorA family protein: MRVFYKNNIGLMETPTWEPNCWINIVSPTGEEKRYLLDELQFPEAFYNDIEDIDERPRIEIENGWCLILMRIPVKSNDVKLPFNTIPVGIVFKDDVFVTLSFHQTEMLTDFVLYTQKKKIIIKDHFDLVLRLLLSSSIWYLKYLKQVNQKIKLAEDNLEKSIKNEELQALLQIEKCLVFFMTSLKGNDILLHRIRNIKSIKVVLDAELLEDVEIELRQAQETTNIYSDILTGTMDAYASVISNNMNTIMKQMTSISIILMIPTVIASFYGMNVPNTLQGNPFGLWIIVSISIVFSVFGVLLFKRKRWF; this comes from the coding sequence ATGAGAGTTTTTTACAAAAATAACATTGGTTTGATGGAGACTCCTACTTGGGAGCCAAATTGCTGGATTAATATAGTGTCTCCAACTGGAGAGGAAAAAAGATATTTACTTGATGAACTTCAATTTCCAGAAGCTTTTTACAATGATATAGAAGATATTGACGAGAGACCTCGTATTGAAATTGAAAACGGTTGGTGTTTAATTTTGATGCGAATTCCTGTAAAAAGTAATGATGTAAAATTACCTTTTAATACTATACCAGTTGGAATTGTGTTTAAAGATGATGTTTTTGTAACGCTGAGTTTTCATCAAACGGAAATGCTGACAGATTTTGTACTTTATACCCAAAAGAAGAAAATCATTATTAAAGATCACTTTGATTTGGTTTTACGATTGTTATTATCTTCAAGTATTTGGTATTTAAAATATTTAAAGCAAGTCAATCAAAAAATTAAGTTGGCTGAAGATAATCTCGAAAAATCAATTAAAAATGAAGAATTACAAGCGCTGTTACAGATAGAAAAATGCTTGGTGTTTTTTATGACTTCCCTAAAAGGGAATGATATTCTGCTACACCGTATTCGAAATATTAAGTCTATAAAAGTTGTTCTTGATGCTGAGTTATTGGAAGATGTGGAGATAGAGTTGCGTCAAGCACAGGAAACCACAAATATTTATAGTGATATCTTGACAGGGACGATGGATGCTTATGCCTCGGTGATTTCTAATAATATGAATACCATCATGAAGCAAATGACTTCCATCTCTATTATATTAATGATTCCCACGGTTATTGCTAGTTTTTACGGAATGAATGTCCCCAATACATTACAGGGAAATCCTTTTGGGTTGTGGATTATTGTGTCCATATCAATAGTGTTTTCTGTTTTTGGAGTCTTGTTATTTAAAAGAAAACGTTGGTTTTAA
- a CDS encoding response regulator, with translation MIFLIVIWFLFYLAIDRKIDHLNDFSYKSYRVSQDFSTNIKRFQTFLLYGYKEKDFYINHNQKDLKQYTSNLKNQREEVNIILNKSKELNIDINQKLMVSLFNKIDSLSSTITEYKRIALIRGFKDYGIEGKMRDQAHLLENQKKLKRSIVLQFRRHEKDYLLRSENSYIQKFEDLYYNTITSNEIDRTTKVTVQSYKNYFDTLVSLGSQLGDNQNQGLNGKINQLNDEIEKLFQLIISHNENRINHLKMMLFYFQLGQTLLMIAIALFLCLYISKYFTKDIKLLSLDISNFILSNFKNTTTTIHHQSSIKEVDYLLNSYNILKEKITENLLSLEKNTEVANNTAKFKTQFLANMSHEIRSPLNGVIGMLNILKTSPLNSEQSEYVEIAEHSADHLLGIVNMILDHSKMEAGKMKLGEHSIHLKKELSKLIRLFEYRIKDKNIALHFNFDDQINNNILCDNLRLQQVLINLLDNAIKFTSEGDVKLEIQLIEKKDNIQYLNFKVMDSGIGIDVQKTEQLLLAFEQADLTTTRKYGGTGLGLTISNQLIHLMGGSKLNIIALKEGGSSFSFDIPFKLDTNSILTENKNNSTFTTNDLIVHKALIVEDNLINQKVLRKLLDKLGIPVDIANNGKEAVPLFEQNDYDIIFMDLHMPEMDGFEATKKIHSSPKYKRKSIPIIAVTASAFDEDKIKAIANGMDDFITKPIVLKNLEETIAKQMELRII, from the coding sequence ATGATTTTTTTAATCGTTATTTGGTTTCTATTTTACTTAGCTATTGACCGAAAAATTGATCATCTAAACGATTTTAGTTATAAATCCTATCGTGTTTCACAAGACTTTAGCACCAATATCAAACGATTCCAAACTTTTTTACTCTATGGATATAAAGAGAAAGATTTTTATATCAACCATAATCAAAAGGATTTAAAACAATATACTTCAAACTTAAAGAACCAAAGAGAAGAAGTCAATATAATTTTAAATAAATCGAAAGAGCTCAATATTGATATTAACCAAAAACTTATGGTTAGTCTATTTAACAAAATTGACAGCCTCTCTTCTACTATTACTGAATACAAAAGGATTGCATTAATTCGAGGCTTTAAAGATTATGGCATAGAAGGAAAAATGCGAGACCAAGCGCATTTATTAGAAAATCAAAAAAAATTAAAACGCTCCATTGTACTGCAATTCCGCCGCCATGAGAAAGATTACTTATTGCGCTCCGAAAACAGCTATATTCAAAAGTTTGAAGATCTATACTATAACACTATCACTTCAAACGAAATTGACAGAACTACTAAAGTAACTGTACAATCTTATAAAAATTACTTTGACACCTTAGTATCACTAGGAAGCCAGCTTGGCGACAATCAAAACCAAGGTCTAAATGGTAAAATAAACCAGCTAAATGATGAAATTGAAAAACTTTTTCAACTCATCATTAGTCATAATGAAAACCGAATTAATCATTTAAAAATGATGTTGTTTTATTTTCAATTAGGGCAAACACTATTAATGATTGCAATTGCATTGTTCTTATGCCTTTATATTTCTAAATACTTCACAAAAGACATAAAATTACTTTCGTTAGACATCTCTAATTTTATTCTTTCCAATTTTAAGAATACCACTACAACAATACACCATCAATCTTCCATCAAGGAAGTCGATTATTTATTAAATAGTTATAATATCCTAAAAGAAAAAATAACTGAAAATTTACTTTCTTTGGAAAAGAATACAGAAGTTGCAAACAATACTGCCAAATTCAAAACGCAGTTTCTAGCCAATATGAGCCATGAAATTCGCTCGCCACTTAATGGTGTAATTGGCATGTTAAACATCCTTAAAACAAGCCCTTTAAACAGTGAACAATCTGAATATGTAGAAATTGCTGAACATAGTGCGGATCATCTTTTAGGAATTGTCAACATGATTTTGGATCATTCTAAAATGGAAGCAGGAAAAATGAAACTGGGTGAACACTCTATTCATTTGAAAAAAGAATTATCGAAATTAATCCGATTATTTGAATACCGTATCAAGGATAAAAATATCGCACTACATTTTAATTTTGATGACCAAATTAACAATAACATTCTGTGTGATAACTTAAGATTACAACAAGTTTTGATCAATCTATTAGACAATGCTATTAAATTCACTTCAGAAGGTGATGTCAAATTAGAAATCCAACTTATTGAAAAAAAAGACAATATTCAATATTTGAATTTTAAAGTAATGGATTCAGGCATTGGTATTGATGTACAAAAAACGGAGCAACTCCTCTTAGCCTTTGAACAAGCAGATTTAACAACCACTAGAAAATATGGAGGAACAGGACTAGGCTTAACCATTTCAAACCAACTTATTCATTTAATGGGAGGTAGTAAATTAAACATTATAGCCTTGAAAGAAGGCGGTTCTAGTTTTAGTTTTGACATTCCATTTAAACTGGACACTAATTCTATACTTACTGAAAATAAAAACAACTCCACCTTCACTACTAATGATTTAATAGTACACAAGGCCTTGATTGTTGAAGACAATTTAATCAACCAAAAAGTACTACGAAAATTACTAGACAAACTTGGCATACCTGTAGATATTGCCAATAACGGAAAAGAAGCCGTTCCTCTTTTTGAACAAAATGATTATGACATTATTTTCATGGACTTGCACATGCCTGAAATGGACGGATTTGAAGCTACGAAAAAAATTCATTCTTCTCCCAAATACAAAAGGAAGAGTATCCCAATCATCGCGGTAACGGCAAGTGCTTTTGACGAAGATAAAATCAAAGCTATTGCCAATGGAATGGACGACTTTATCACCAAACCAATTGTTTTAAAGAACTTAGAAGAGACAATTGCGAAGCAAATGGAACTAAGAATTATTTAA
- the rluF gene encoding 23S rRNA pseudouridine(2604) synthase RluF, whose amino-acid sequence MEDNLKRLNKFIGETGFCSRREADKYIEQGRVTINGIVPELGTKVSPSDEVRIDGKLIRESREKPVYLAFNKPVGIECTTNLDVHDNIVDYINYPKRIFPIGRLDKASEGLIFMTNDGDIVNKILRARNNHEKEYTVTVNKPITDRFIERMGNGVPILDTVTRKCKVEQISKYIFKIVLTQGLNRQIRRMTEYLGYDVTALKRIRIINISLDTPVGRYRDLTEAEIKELNELIEPSSKTEEASLPKAESTNRRTEFINKNDPRFRKRGDY is encoded by the coding sequence ATGGAAGACAATCTAAAACGCCTCAATAAATTCATCGGAGAAACAGGATTCTGTTCTCGAAGAGAAGCCGACAAATACATCGAACAAGGAAGGGTTACTATTAACGGAATAGTTCCAGAACTAGGAACTAAAGTAAGCCCATCTGACGAAGTACGTATTGACGGTAAATTGATTCGTGAAAGTCGCGAAAAACCAGTTTACCTAGCTTTCAACAAACCCGTAGGCATCGAATGCACTACTAATCTCGATGTACACGACAATATTGTAGATTATATTAATTACCCTAAACGTATTTTCCCGATTGGAAGATTGGATAAAGCCAGTGAAGGTTTGATCTTCATGACCAATGATGGCGATATTGTTAACAAAATTCTACGCGCTAGAAACAATCACGAGAAGGAATATACCGTTACCGTTAACAAACCAATTACAGACCGCTTCATAGAACGTATGGGAAATGGTGTCCCTATTTTAGACACTGTTACTCGAAAATGTAAAGTAGAACAAATTTCAAAATACATTTTTAAAATTGTCTTAACGCAAGGACTGAATCGCCAGATTCGTAGAATGACTGAGTATTTAGGGTATGATGTAACGGCGTTGAAACGTATTCGAATTATCAATATTTCACTCGATACACCTGTTGGACGCTACCGTGATTTGACCGAAGCTGAAATAAAGGAGTTAAACGAACTTATCGAGCCTTCGAGTAAAACTGAAGAAGCTAGCTTGCCTAAAGCAGAATCTACCAATAGAAGAACCGAATTTATCAATAAAAACGACCCAAGGTTTAGAAAACGTGGGGATTATTAA
- a CDS encoding alpha/beta hydrolase — MKRAFYFIFTKSIGFYLNLISFAFPEKANLLAFNLFSQPRKGKLSTKKSSKTLAKADFKKFYYKDEEIATYTWKGNDTVILLVHGWESNSSRWKKTLPYLQATGSTIIALDAPGHGLSGGKEFTVPKYAEWINVLVKEYQPKYLIGHSFGGQTCLYYQSHYQNTSIEKIVILGAPNDFKTILHNYTNLLCLNSSIVKGLEVKYSKVFQRQLDEFTGKHFVSKFKTKGFIAHDIHDTVVLFDQGKKIANAWEDAVFIETEGLGHGLHDENLYNQVVSFLFDNK; from the coding sequence ATGAAAAGAGCCTTTTATTTTATTTTTACCAAATCAATTGGTTTTTATCTTAACTTGATAAGCTTTGCCTTTCCAGAAAAAGCAAACCTATTGGCTTTTAATCTTTTTAGCCAACCAAGAAAAGGAAAATTATCTACAAAAAAATCATCCAAAACGCTAGCTAAAGCAGATTTCAAAAAATTCTATTATAAGGATGAAGAAATAGCTACCTATACTTGGAAAGGTAATGACACCGTCATTTTATTAGTCCACGGTTGGGAAAGCAACTCCTCACGTTGGAAAAAAACACTCCCTTACTTACAAGCAACCGGCAGCACTATTATTGCTTTGGACGCACCTGGTCACGGACTTTCTGGCGGAAAAGAATTTACAGTCCCAAAATATGCGGAATGGATAAATGTTTTAGTCAAAGAATACCAGCCTAAATATCTTATTGGACATTCCTTTGGTGGACAAACTTGTTTGTATTACCAATCTCATTATCAAAATACTTCTATCGAAAAAATAGTGATTCTAGGAGCGCCAAATGACTTCAAGACCATTCTTCATAATTACACCAACCTGTTGTGCCTAAATTCCTCTATCGTAAAAGGACTAGAAGTAAAGTATTCTAAAGTATTCCAACGACAATTAGACGAATTCACTGGAAAACACTTTGTTTCCAAATTCAAAACAAAAGGGTTTATTGCACATGATATTCATGACACGGTTGTTCTTTTTGACCAAGGAAAAAAAATAGCAAATGCATGGGAAGATGCTGTTTTTATTGAAACTGAAGGTTTGGGACATGGTTTACATGATGAAAATCTTTACAATCAAGTGGTTTCTTTTTTGTTTGACAACAAATAA